GCATCCTCCCGGCCCTCCCAGCTGGTGTGAGGAGGAAACCACAGCCAAAGGGCAAGGTGCTCCACACAGATATGTCCCTAGTCAGCCTGCCCCATTCGGCCTCTGGAGTGGGAGCCTTGGGTCTGTCTGGAACCAGTGTGGATGAAATGCAGGGAGAAACTGGAATCATAGCCATGGACAGCCACTCACATAGCTGGGAAGAGGCATGCTGTGGTAGATCCCGGTGGACTCTCACCTCTGCGGTGCTGGGGACGTTGTGCCGACACCTCAGGCACCCACTTCCACTCACACCGCGGAGGCTTGGGGAGATGCGGTTCAGTCTGGAGTCCAGCGGGGGGCGACAATAAAGGCGACCCCGCTCGTCAGTCAGACCAGGGCAAGCTTGCCAGGGCTTCACACTTCACCAAAGGGAACCCTTTCTGCCGCGACTACCGAGCTGCCAGGGCCGGGACAGGCAGAAGCCTGCCCCGAGGTCTCACCTCTGGAGGGTTACGAGCTGTGCCAGGCCGGCTACGGTAGAGGGTGTGCAAATACCCCGCGGTCCCAAGGCTCCTGAAGCTGCCTAAGGGATATGAGAGACCCTAGGTTCGAATCCTGCCTCCATCGTCTTATGTTCGTGCCTCAGGAGAGTCACTTTGCCCCGTTTCCTCGCATACCAGAGAGCCCAGTAACACGCTCCGCGGCTCTGCGGAGAAAAAGACCCTAGAGATCGTGGACACAGCGTCTGGGCCGTATCAGCGCCCACTCGAGATTATTACTGCTTATGCCTGCAACCGGATGCTGTGCGCCCGGTTAGAAAAGGTCAAATAAAACTCGAGTTAGGGGAAGCCTGTGGACGCCATGTGTACAAAGTGAAGTTTAATCAAAGTTACAAACGTTGGTGGGTTTTCCGGGACAAAGGCCCCTCCTCGACGCAGGGTTCGCTTGGGCGACGCGTCGACTCTCGGCTCCCTGCAGTCAAGGCGCGGCGCGGCCCCCGTGCCGCTTCCGGTGCTCGTTGAGGTTGGAGCGTTGGCTGAAGGCGCGGCCGCAATCTCCGCACGCGTAGGGCCGCTCGCCCGTGTGCGTGCGCAGGTGGCGCACCAGGCTGCAGTTGCGCACGAAGGCCTTGCCGCAGTCGCGGCAGATGTAGGGCTTCTCGCCCGAGTGCAGGCGCTCGTGCTGGCGCAGCTCGGAGCAGCCGCGGAAGGTCTttccgcactcggagcagccataGGGCCGCTCGCCGGTGTGCGCGCGCTGGTGTTGCACCAGGCCCGAGCGGCCCTTGAAGGCCTTTTCGCACAGTGGGCACGCGTAGGGCTTGGCGCTGCTGTGAGTGCGCTGGTGCCGGCTCAGGTTCGAGCGCTGGTTGAAGGCCTTGCCGCACTCGGGGCACGCGTAGGGCTTCTCGCCGGTGTGCACGCGCCGGTGCTCCACGAGGTGCGAGAACAGCCCGAAGGCCTTGGCGCAGTCGGCGCACTCGTACGGCTTCTCCCCGGCTCCCGACCCCCGTCGGGGACTCCGCTCGCTGTAGTCCCCGCAGGGCGGGCACCCCAGCCGGAAGGCGCGCCGCGCCAGGACGGGGCCACGCCGGTGGCGCTCGGCCGAGTGCGTCTTCTGGTGGCGGTACAGGCCGGAGCAGCGCACGAAGGCCTTGCCGCACTCGGCGCACTCGTAGGGCCGCTCGCCCGTGTGGATGCGCTGGTGCTGCAGCAGGCTGGAGGTGCGCGTGAAGGCCTTGCCGCACTCGTCGCAAGCGTACAGTCGCTGGGCCGGGGGGTCGGGGACAATAGGGCGAGGTCGCGAGGTTT
The DNA window shown above is from Homo sapiens chromosome 19, GRCh38.p14 Primary Assembly and carries:
- the ZNF837 gene encoding zinc finger protein 837, with the translated sequence MEAPAQKAGQGGLPKADAQGASGAREKRPEEPRPLEEDRAGSRPTQKGDLRGAAGGRTTPPGGGSRGCSLGVSPGPGTRHSAGTRPLVREPCGPTSSQNPELVIPEGLQAREGPCRSPARGGDCSRNSCLAWHRGAPAGETPPVCDPCPERIQNHPRTQLCEVHTDCWPCQPGTGAPTCPRTPKPTSRGRNPLVEQPRACACGEAFAWRALRIPQERLQATEEPRPCARCGKRFRPNQQQQAGKSPPVCPECGQTSRPRPIVPDPPAQRLYACDECGKAFTRTSSLLQHQRIHTGERPYECAECGKAFVRCSGLYRHQKTHSAERHRRGPVLARRAFRLGCPPCGDYSERSPRRGSGAGEKPYECADCAKAFGLFSHLVEHRRVHTGEKPYACPECGKAFNQRSNLSRHQRTHSSAKPYACPLCEKAFKGRSGLVQHQRAHTGERPYGCSECGKTFRGCSELRQHERLHSGEKPYICRDCGKAFVRNCSLVRHLRTHTGERPYACGDCGRAFSQRSNLNEHRKRHGGRAAP